ACGAGCTCTTCCTCGAACTCAACGCCGCCCTGCACAACTCCATACCGAGTGACAGCACGTACCTCACCAGGGCACAGCAGGAATGGACCTGGTTCTCCGGGACCGGAATGATCAACTCGCAGAACCTCGTCAATGACGGACTCAACCTGTCCACCTGCAAGAACAACGGCGCCACCACGTTCACCTACAACCAGGGCGTCATCCTGGCCGGCCTGAGCCAGCTGAACCTCGCTGCGCCCAGCGCCTCGCTGCTCACCACCGCCAACGCGATCGCCACCGCCGCCACCGCTCATCTGACCAGCAGCGGCATCCTGGTCGACCCCTGCGAACCTAACGGCTGCGCCAACGACGGCTACAGCTTCAAGGGCGTGTTCGTCCGCGACCTCGCCGAGTTCGCGCGCACCGCCAACACTTCCGCGTACAACCAGTTCCTCAATGCCCAGACATCGTCCGTGCTCGCCAAGGACACCGACGGCGACGGCCAGTCAGGCCTCCAGTGGGCCGGACCGCTCGACAATCTCAACTACCCCGACCAGCAGTCCGCCTCCGACGCGTTCAATGCCGCCCTCGACCTGCCGACCTCGACCGGCGCGACCGGGACCATCAGCGGGTACGACGGCCTCTGCGTCGACGTCGCCGGCTCGAACACGGCCGACGGCACGAAGGTCGACGTCTACACCTGCAACGGCACCGGCGCACAGCAGTGGACCGCCGAGACCAACCAGACCCTGCAAGCCCTCGGCAAGTGCCTCGACGTCGCCTCCGGCGCATCCGCCGACGGCACCCTCGTCCAGCTCTACACCTGCAACAACACCGGCGCCCAGACCTGGCAGCGCCAAGCCGACGGCGCCTGGCTCAACCCCCAGTCCGGCAATGCCTCGACGACCCCGGCTACAGCACCACACCCGGCACCCAACTCGAGATCTGGGACTGCGACGCCGGCGCCAACCAGAACTGGACGCAGCCCTGACGCCGACATGGCGTCGCACCCCCGTCTACAGATGAAATCATGTGCTCATGAGCTACGACTTGGCCTGCTACGACCCGCAAGGCGAAACGCTGCGCCCGTAAGAACTCAGACGCGCCCGCCGTCAGCCCACTGCGTTACGCGATAACGCCAGGCGCGATGATCTCGGCGATTCGATGGGCGACCTCGAGCGGGGTCAGGCCGTCGGTCTCGATGACGTGGTCGGCCGGGGTCGCCTGCGCGGAGGCGTATCGGCCCTGGTAGTACTCGTTGATGCCGGACCGTTCGGGATCCCCCTCGAAGCGCCGGGCCCACGTCTCGCGGCCGGCGTGCAGCTGGATCGACGCACGGGTCGCGGTCGGCGGCAGCAGCCCTTCGACGAGACGATGCATCTCAGCGGACTGGAACACCCAGGTGATCATTAGGACGTCGACTCCGGCCTGCGCCGCATGATCTGCCACGGCACGGATATTCGCCTCCACCATGGCGGTCGTCCGCTCGTCGACGCGCCACGGCTGGTGCAGCCAGAGGTAGTCGACATCGAGCCACTGAACGAGCTGCGGGCAGCGCACCGCCAGCCCCATCAGGCGCCGAGCCGCGCTCGACTTGCCGACACCAGGCGCCCCACCCACCATCACGACATGCACCGGCACACGCTAGGGGCTGCCTGACTTCCGGCACCACCGATTTTCCGTTGTGCCGCAACGTACCTTTTCTCGAGCGTTGCCGGCGCGCTGCAACCGGCTTGGAGCCGGGTTGGAGCGCTACTCGCGAGACTCGGTGTCAGGTCGGGTCGGGATGTGGAGGGGACCCCCCGCTCGGCCGAGTCCTCACACCACGTTCGGAAGAGCGATTCCATGATCGGGAAGCCCATGTCACGATTGGTCCGGCGAGCGGCGAGCGCAGGCGGCGCCTTCGCGCTGGCCGCGGTTGCGGCTTGTTCTAGCGGGAGCGGCGCGTCTTCGACCTTCTCCGGCCCATCCGCTCAGGCCGAGCCGAGCCGGCCTTGCGTGCAGTGCTACGGCTTCAGCCTGCCGGACGTCGCCCGGCCGACGGCCGAACGAGCGGTTGCAGGGCTGGGTGCGATCAGACGACCGCGACGCCCGAAATCGCCTGGTCGGCCGCGGCCGAGCAAGCCGGGAATCAAGGTACTGCCGATCCGCAGACGGACCCGCGCCTCATCGCGGTCGTCCACGCTCGGTCACGCTGCATAGAGGCTGCGGGGTAGGACTTCGCGGGCCCGATCGACGCTACGGCGAGCGGTGGAGGCGGCATGACAGAGTTCGGCCGTGTTACGCTCGCGCCGGTTCCACCGTCGGGAGAGCAGCAACGCGGGGGCTTGGAGAACCATGACCGTCCTCGAGTTCGGCATGCTCGGGCCTCTGCAAGTGGTGGAGGACGGCGCCGCACGGCGAGTGCCGACGGGCAAGCAGGGTACTGTCTTCGCCGCGTTGCTGCTGCGCGCGAATTCCGTGGTCTCCATCGACGTTCTCGTCGAGACGCTCTGGCCGCACGGCTCCTCGGCCGGGGCCCGCAGCACCGTCCACTCGCACGTGCTTCGCTTGCGCCGCAGCCTGGGTGCGCATGCCGGCGAGCGGATTCACAGCAGCAGGGCCGGCTACCTGATCGAGGTCGCTCCCGGCGAACTCGACGTGGACCAGTTCGTGACGCTGACCGGCGACGCGGACACCGCGGCGGCCGAGCGGCGCTGGCTGCAGGCGAGCGCGCACTCCGAGTCCGCGCTCGGGCTGTGGCGGGGCGAGCCGATGGGTGAGCTGGAGGCCGAGGGCTGGCTCGCGCAGGAGGCGGCACGGCTCGTCGAACTGCGCAATCGAGCGATCGAACTGTGGGCCGAGACCGAGTTGCAGCTGGGCCGGCCTGATCGGGTGATCGCCGTCCTGCAGACCCTGATCAGCGAAAATCCCCTGCGGGAACGGGGATACGCGCAGCTGATGCTCGCTCTGCACGCGACCGGGCGCACGGCTGAAGCGCTGGAGACCTTCCATCGAGTCAGAACACTGTTAGTCACTGAGCTCGGCGTCGAACCCGGCAGCCATCTCCGAGACGCCCACCAGACGGTGCTCACCACCGACTCGTACGCGCCGTCACCCGCTGTCAGGGCACCGACTCCGGCGCAGTTGCCCGCCCTGATCCCGGACTTCGTCGGACGCGCGCGCGAAGCGTCGGAGCTGGTGGATCTCCTGCGGCCTCGGGAAGATCGCGAGGCGGGCCTCGGCCGTTCGCCCTCGTCCGCGCGCATCGCCGTCATCTCCGGCCCGGGCGGCGTCGGGAAGAGCTCGCTCGCCCTCCTCGTCGGGCACGGGGCGATGCCCGGGTACGCAGGCG
This genomic window from Actinospica robiniae DSM 44927 contains:
- a CDS encoding glycoside hydrolase family 76 protein; amino-acid sequence: MYLRRLISGIGAAALLSSLAVVASAAPAHAASPALASSSASVRPDANTTVCNVYCDARDPALSPGDRLGATAGVWSRAITLHFDDADDMAWANLANGSPTDEVWLDRSFDGGATWASGSKLGDTTVPTGDTGWRTLMYNVDNPSAHGVGAIRACGKAGNRTDIACTPWLRTTTHAGNAQAASITALMQYFNPASGSWSGGPGWQDANALTDLIDYMQLTGDSTYEYAIGLIYQDNGGASFTDAYIDDTGWWGLAWLRAYQYTGDSAYLQTAEYDANYMDQYWDTGTCGGGVWWSTAKTAKTAIANELFLELNAALHNSIPSDSTYLTRAQQEWTWFSGTGMINSQNLVNDGLNLSTCKNNGATTFTYNQGVILAGLSQLNLAAPSASLLTTANAIATAATAHLTSSGILVDPCEPNGCANDGYSFKGVFVRDLAEFARTANTSAYNQFLNAQTSSVLAKDTDGDGQSGLQWAGPLDNLNYPDQQSASDAFNAALDLPTSTGATGTISGYDGLCVDVAGSNTADGTKVDVYTCNGTGAQQWTAETNQTLQALGKCLDVASGASADGTLVQLYTCNNTGAQTWQRQADGAWLNPQSGNASTTPATAPHPAPNSRSGTATPAPTRTGRSPDADMASHPRLQMKSCAHELRLGLLRPARRNAAPVRTQTRPPSAHCVTR
- a CDS encoding AAA family ATPase, encoding MHVVMVGGAPGVGKSSAARRLMGLAVRCPQLVQWLDVDYLWLHQPWRVDERTTAMVEANIRAVADHAAQAGVDVLMITWVFQSAEMHRLVEGLLPPTATRASIQLHAGRETWARRFEGDPERSGINEYYQGRYASAQATPADHVIETDGLTPLEVAHRIAEIIAPGVIA